From a single Chloracidobacterium thermophilum B genomic region:
- a CDS encoding UDP-N-acetylglucosamine--LPS N-acetylglucosamine transferase has translation MEKKVLILTSDTGGGHTSAARALEAGLTKVAEGVNFLVHTAHALEECSTVTRAAGNVYNFLLRSHQKYVKYYHRFINRYHPERWVIIERYAKPYLERLFDKHCPNLIVSVHPMLQYPIARILHDLNLRGKIPFVTVVTDPCGNSWRAWSDAYVDLYIVAHERAKAELLEYGVEEHRIRVIGMPIHPKFQEVNNLDPGMLRKELGLDPEKFTVFVNAGWIGGGNIPRIYRSLVAADLDLQVVFLTGKNARLADEARTLARQARFPVKVLGFSNHMERLMRASDVMVSKLGGLTTFEALATRLPIIADAVTPPMPQEAGTGVLLEEHNAGLLLRRAEDIVPTLRQLLDTPSRLKAMREAAAALGVPDATQRIVNELSALVPASS, from the coding sequence GTGGAAAAAAAGGTTCTTATTCTGACCTCCGATACCGGCGGAGGTCACACCAGCGCCGCCCGCGCGCTCGAAGCGGGACTGACCAAGGTTGCCGAAGGCGTTAATTTTCTGGTTCATACGGCCCATGCCTTGGAAGAATGCAGTACGGTGACACGGGCGGCCGGCAACGTTTACAACTTTCTGCTGCGGTCTCACCAGAAATACGTCAAGTACTACCACCGCTTTATCAACCGCTATCACCCGGAGCGGTGGGTCATCATCGAACGCTACGCCAAGCCCTATCTGGAGCGGCTGTTCGACAAGCACTGCCCGAATCTCATCGTGTCGGTGCACCCGATGTTGCAGTACCCCATCGCGCGCATCCTGCACGACCTCAACCTGCGGGGTAAAATTCCCTTCGTCACCGTCGTCACCGATCCCTGCGGCAACTCCTGGCGGGCGTGGAGCGATGCGTATGTGGACCTCTACATCGTCGCCCACGAACGCGCCAAAGCCGAACTGCTCGAATACGGTGTGGAAGAGCATCGGATTCGGGTCATCGGCATGCCGATCCACCCGAAGTTTCAGGAGGTCAACAACCTCGACCCCGGGATGCTGCGGAAGGAACTCGGTCTTGACCCGGAGAAGTTCACCGTCTTCGTCAATGCCGGCTGGATTGGCGGCGGCAACATTCCACGGATTTACCGTTCCCTGGTGGCGGCGGACCTCGACCTGCAGGTGGTGTTTCTGACCGGAAAAAATGCGCGTCTGGCGGACGAGGCGCGCACGTTGGCCCGGCAGGCGCGGTTTCCGGTCAAGGTACTGGGCTTTTCCAACCACATGGAGCGGCTGATGCGCGCCTCGGATGTTATGGTCTCGAAGCTGGGCGGGCTGACGACCTTCGAGGCGCTCGCCACCCGGCTGCCCATCATTGCCGACGCCGTGACACCGCCAATGCCGCAGGAAGCCGGCACGGGAGTGCTGCTTGAAGAACACAATGCCGGCCTGCTGCTGCGCCGGGCCGAGGACATCGTGCCCACGCTGCGGCAACTGCTCGATACGCCGTCCCGGCTCAAGGCCATGCGCGAGGCAGCGGCAGCGCTCGGCGTCCCCGATGCCACTCAGCGCATCGTGAACGAACTTTCAGCACTTGTCCCCGCCAGTTCCTGA
- a CDS encoding SDR family oxidoreductase: protein MSKLLEGKVALVTGGSRGIGRGICEVFAREGCDIALNYHTNDAAAEEAATAIRALGRRVVTYRASVADRPAMKRVVQEVLADFERIDILVNNAAVNRPDMFLTMSDKAWDEVMGVNLNGLFNVTKPVFKHMARRRYGRILNISSIAGIRSVPTSVHYATSKAAVIGFTKMLAREGAAFGVLVNAIAAGIFDTDLGHTLPDRFRETYEMWCSVGRLGTPQEVGELAAFLVSDRNAYMNGEVIILDGGTVT, encoded by the coding sequence ATGTCAAAACTGCTGGAAGGCAAAGTGGCGCTCGTCACCGGCGGCTCGCGCGGCATCGGACGTGGCATCTGCGAAGTGTTTGCCCGTGAAGGCTGCGATATTGCCCTCAACTACCACACCAACGATGCGGCGGCCGAAGAAGCAGCGACAGCCATTCGCGCCCTGGGGCGGCGCGTCGTCACCTACCGGGCCTCGGTTGCCGACCGCCCGGCGATGAAACGGGTCGTGCAGGAAGTTCTGGCCGACTTTGAACGGATTGATATTCTCGTCAACAATGCGGCCGTGAACCGGCCGGACATGTTCCTCACCATGAGCGACAAGGCGTGGGATGAGGTCATGGGCGTCAACCTCAACGGCCTGTTCAACGTCACCAAGCCAGTCTTCAAGCACATGGCCCGGCGGCGCTACGGCCGGATTCTCAACATCAGCTCGATTGCCGGCATTCGCAGCGTGCCGACCAGCGTCCACTACGCCACCTCGAAGGCCGCCGTCATCGGCTTCACGAAGATGCTGGCGCGGGAAGGGGCGGCGTTCGGCGTGTTGGTCAACGCCATTGCCGCTGGCATCTTCGACACGGATTTGGGACACACCCTGCCGGACCGCTTCCGTGAAACCTACGAAATGTGGTGTTCGGTCGGGCGGCTGGGCACTCCCCAGGAAGTTGGTGAACTGGCGGCGTTTCTGGTTTCCGACCGGAATGCCTACATGAACGGTGAAGTTATCATTCTCGACGGCGGCACGGTCACATGA